The Corynebacterium minutissimum genome includes the window TGCGGCGACTGCCCATGAGCAAGATCCCGACACGCGCCGAGCTCAAAGAGCTTGATGCACTAGCAAAGGAGATTCTGCCGGAGGACCCGACTCCAACGCTCGATGAGATCGCTGCACAGCCAGACGTGGACCATTTAGGACGACCGGGCGCAGCGCCGCAAGCACGATTCTTGCGCGAGCCGTTGCGCGTAGTCGTCATTGGAAGCGATGCGGCGCTGAGCGCCGTGCTTACCCGGATGATGCGTGCGGACTATCTGTGGGCTGAGGTGGGCTTCGTGCCAACGGAGGAGACATCCACGGCAGCGATGAATTGGGGACTACCAACCTCCACAGAAGACGCTCTCTCATTTGCGTTGAGTGCGCCGGTCAAGCCGGTACCGCTCATTCGAAATGATGCGGGTCTGGCCGTTGCGGGCTCGGCCACCATTGCGGAATGGTCAGAGGAGGAGATTACAGGCGAGATTATCGTCGATGATGCTGTGCTCCTGCGCGCGGACCGCGAGACACACGTCTTTGGCGCTCGCCTTGTGCCCATGACCGATGCGCCGGGCATCGTGGCGGCAAAGGCGGTATCGAGCTTTACTGCGGAAGCTGAGCCACGGCGGAGACTATTCGCTCGGCTCCGCAAACAAGCACAGCCGGGGCAACTCGACCCCGATAGCGTGGTGCAGGGAAGAGCCGTGCAGGCAGGCGGGCCAGCGCTGAGCGTCAGCGTCGATGGTGTCCGCGCACCGCGTCCGGCCAAACGCGTGACGTTCTACCGTCACCTGCGCGACCTGCAGATAGTGCGGCCCTAGTCATCCTTAATCTTCGTCCTCCAGCACCTCCGGTGGGTAGGCCGGGTGCTTCGACGTGGGCACTAGCTGCGCCACCGCGGATTCGCGAGACATGCCACAAATCATGAGCAAGTCCACGATGATGGAGCGCGTTTGTGCCAGCACCGCATAAGCGGATAGAACCGGCTTCTCCCCCGCCATGTCAACAGAGCAGCGTGCCGCTAGCAGGCGCAGGCGGTGGACGATGTCGGGGATGGCGTGGGCTTCATCCACGCGGCGTTCCCGTGCGGATTGGTGGCTATAGAGCTCCGAGAGTTCCATCATGATGTCCGAGATGTCGTCGATAAGCTCGATCTGCTCCGGGGTTGCTTCATCATCATCTTCAGCCAGGACGAGCGCACGGCGGGACAGCACACGGGTGCCGCGGACAACGTTATCGACGGGAGTGAGAATACGCTCCAAGGAGCGGACGTTGCGCTGCGAGCCCCACAGGAATGGTGATAGGCGTGCGGTCTCCGCACCACCTTTCGTAGCGTTGAGCATGTTGTTTATGTCATCCTGAGTGCCGCGTACAGCATCACGTGCCTCCTGGATGCGATCCGGATCGTTATCTTCGAGGCCTTTCGACACATCGACAAGCACCGATGACGTGATTCCTAAAACCTTGGACACCTCGGTTCGGCCTGCTCGCAGAGGCGAATTCGGAATAAGCATGATCATGGACAGGCCAATAACCGCACCGATAATGGCGTCAATCGCGCGGGAGACTCCGCCCATCTCCGCTGGGGGCAAAATCGTGGCAATGAGGATGGCGGCAATGACAATCTGGTTAGACACCAACTGCGAGCCGGTGACGAGGGAACCGATAATCAACGCCAGACCAATAATGATGGTCATGTGAATGGGTCCAGTGCCAAGTGCATCTACGAGCAAGGTACCCACGAGAACGCCGATGACACCGCCGATAGCCATGTCGACTGCACGTTTGATGCGGTCGCTGCCAGATAGGCCCAGAATGATGATGACGGCCATCGGGGCGAAGAAGGGCTGCTCGTGGCCGAAGAAATCGTGCGCTACATAGAACGCGAGGCCAGCGCCAAGGGTGCACTGGATCATGAAAACCAGCCGGTTGCGCACGCGCGTAAAGCGTGACTTTAAAGACCTATCTACTAGCCGCAGCTGCTCGCGGGTAGTCCTGCGAACGCGCTTAACGGTACTCGTCGATGACTCTTGCGCTCCCATGGTTTCCGTATCTTACGCGTTCAGCTGTCGGCGTTGACTGGGGCGGCCGGGGCTAGATGCAAAAATGAGCACGGTAGCCTTCCGAACCGGGTGGATTCGGGAGCTATCGTGCTCAGATCGTGCGCTGGCATAGGGCGTCTTGACGAAAGGGGGACGTCGCCAAGCAACAGCGCCCTCGAACCGTTACTTAGAGACGGTCTTGCCCACAGAGTGCAGGTCCTGGCAGGCCTCGACCACGCGGTCAGCCATAGCCTGCTCTGCCTTCTTCATGTAGGAACGCGGGTCGTAGACCTTCTTGTTACCAACCTCGCCGTCAATCTTGAAGACGCCATCGTAGTTGGCGAACATGTGGCGAGCGACCGGGTTGGTGAAGGCGTACTGGGTATCGGTGTCAACGTTCATCTTGATAACGCCGTAACGCAGAGCCTCCTCGATCTTCTCCTTCTCGGAGCCGGAGCCACCGTGGAAGACAAAGTCGAACGGCTGGGCGCCGTCCTCAAGGCCAAGCTTCTTGGTGGCAACCTTCTGGCCCTCATCCAGAACCTCCGGACGCAGCTTCACGTTGCCCGGCTTGTACACGCCATGGACGTTGCCGAAGGTAGCGGCCAGCAGGTAGCGGCCCTTCTCACCGGTGCCGAGGGCATCGATGGTCTTCTCGAAGTCCTCCGGGGAGGTGTAGAGGTTAGCGCCAGCCTTAGCCTGAACGCCGTCCTCTTCGCCACCGACAACGCCAATCTCAACCTCGAGAATGATGTTGGCGTTCTTAGCCTTCTCCAGCAGCTCCTGAGCGATTTCCAGGTTCTCATCGATCGGGATAGCGGAGCCATCCCACATGTGGGACTGGAACAACGGCAGCTCGCCGCGGTCTACGCGCTCCTGGGAGAGGGCGATGAGCGGGCGCACGTACTCATCCAGAACTTCCTTCTGGCAGTGGTCAGTGTGCAGCGCAACGTTGATGCCGTAGTGCTGTGCTGCTTCGTGAGCGAAGGCAGCGAGTGCCCTTGCACCGGCAACCTTGTTCTTCACGGACAGGCCGGAACCGAACTCGGCACCGCCGGTGGAGAACTGGATGATGCCGTCAGACTCAGCCTCAGCGAAGCCGCGGAGTGCTGCATTGATGGTTTCGGAGGAGGTGCAGTTGATGGCTGGGAATGCGAAGCCGCCCTTCTTGGCGGTATCGAGCATCTGGTTATAGACCTCAGGGGTTGCGATTGGCATAAAGATCCATCCTTTGGAGTTGCTGTGCAGTAAGCCGTGCTACCTCGCTGTTCGGCGAAACAACACGTTCCAACACCCAAGTATGCCTATCGATGTTGGTTTTCGCCGTGCGATACGGTGTGATCTCACTTAAGGGGGTGATCCCAGTTCGCAGTGATACAGGTCTACTAGGAGTTTTGTACCTTTTTGGATTCTGACTTGTACTTCCAAATTCGGGCGCAGGCCTCCAGTAGCATCCAACCGGACAACTGAACGGACAAAT containing:
- a CDS encoding FUSC family protein produces the protein MGAQESSTSTVKRVRRTTREQLRLVDRSLKSRFTRVRNRLVFMIQCTLGAGLAFYVAHDFFGHEQPFFAPMAVIIILGLSGSDRIKRAVDMAIGGVIGVLVGTLLVDALGTGPIHMTIIIGLALIIGSLVTGSQLVSNQIVIAAILIATILPPAEMGGVSRAIDAIIGAVIGLSMIMLIPNSPLRAGRTEVSKVLGITSSVLVDVSKGLEDNDPDRIQEARDAVRGTQDDINNMLNATKGGAETARLSPFLWGSQRNVRSLERILTPVDNVVRGTRVLSRRALVLAEDDDEATPEQIELIDDISDIMMELSELYSHQSARERRVDEAHAIPDIVHRLRLLAARCSVDMAGEKPVLSAYAVLAQTRSIIVDLLMICGMSRESAVAQLVPTSKHPAYPPEVLEDED
- the fbaA gene encoding class II fructose-bisphosphate aldolase, whose amino-acid sequence is MPIATPEVYNQMLDTAKKGGFAFPAINCTSSETINAALRGFAEAESDGIIQFSTGGAEFGSGLSVKNKVAGARALAAFAHEAAQHYGINVALHTDHCQKEVLDEYVRPLIALSQERVDRGELPLFQSHMWDGSAIPIDENLEIAQELLEKAKNANIILEVEIGVVGGEEDGVQAKAGANLYTSPEDFEKTIDALGTGEKGRYLLAATFGNVHGVYKPGNVKLRPEVLDEGQKVATKKLGLEDGAQPFDFVFHGGSGSEKEKIEEALRYGVIKMNVDTDTQYAFTNPVARHMFANYDGVFKIDGEVGNKKVYDPRSYMKKAEQAMADRVVEACQDLHSVGKTVSK